The following coding sequences lie in one Lacerta agilis isolate rLacAgi1 chromosome 4, rLacAgi1.pri, whole genome shotgun sequence genomic window:
- the ZBTB20 gene encoding zinc finger and BTB domain-containing protein 20, translated as MTERIHSINLHNFSNSVLETLNEQRNRGHFCDVTVRIHGSMLRAHRCVLAAGSPFFQDKLLLGYSDIEIPSVVSVQSVQKLIDFMYSGVLRVSQSEALQILTAASILQIKTVIDECTRIVSQNVGDIYPVIQDSAQETPRGTPESATSGQSSDTESGYLQSHSQHSVDRIYSALYACSMQNGSGERSFYSGAVVSHHETALGLSRDHRIEDPSWITRIHERSQQMERYLSTTPETTHCRKQPRPVRIQTLMGNIHIKQEMEDDYDYYGQQRVQILERNESEECTEDTDQAEGTESEPKGESFDSGVSSSIGTEPDSVEQQFITGLSREGQQDPPQAEQNDASAEGIQQQHIDANSSSPERGNDIERDSTLLTVSNSTEKGTLQPSITTTVAQTLPSTQLYLRQTETLTSNLRMPLTLTSNTQVIGTAGNTYLPALFTTQSAGSGPKPFLFSLPQPLGQQTQFVTVSQPGLSTFTAQLPAPQPLAPSAGHSTAGGQGEKKPYECTLCNKTFTAKQNYVKHMFVHTGEKPHQCSICWRSFSLKDYLIKHMVTHTGVRAYQCSICNKRFTQKSSLNVHMRLHRGEKSYECYICKKKFSHKTLLERHVALHSATNGTPSTTGTGARALPTGVMACAEGTTYVCSVCPAKFDQIEHFNDHMRMHVSDG; from the exons ATGACAGAGCGCATTCATAGCATCAATCTCCACAACTTCAGCAATTCTGTGCTCGAGACCCTCAACGAGCAACGCAACCGTGGCCACTTCTGTGATGTGACGGTCCGCATCCACGGGAGCATGCTGCGCGCCCACCGTTGTGTGCTGGCGGCCGGCAGTCCCTTCTTCCAGGACAAGCTGCTACTGGGCTACAGCGACATTGAAATTCCTTCTGTGGTGTCAGTCCAGTCAGTACAAAAGCTCATTGACTTCATGTACAGCGGGGTGCTACGGGTCTCACAGTCAGAGGCCTTGCAGatcctcacagcagccagcaTCCTTCAGATCAAGACTGTGATTGACGAGTGCACCCGGATTGTGTCACAGAATGTGGGCGACATCTATCCAGTGATCCAGGATTCTGCCCAGGAGACACCGCGAGGAACTCCTGAGTCAGCCACTTCAGGACAGAGCAGTGATACAGAGTCCGGCTATCTGCAAAGTCACTCACAGCACAGTGTAGACAGGATCTATTCAGCATTGTATGCCTGTTCTATGCAGAATGGTAGCGGAGAGCGTTCATTCTACAGTGGAGCAGTGGTCAGCCACCATGAAACAGCGCTGGGACTTTCCAGAGACCATCGTATAGAAGACCCAAGCTGGATTACACGGATCCATGAACGCTCACAGCAGATGGAGCGGTATCTCTCCACTACTCCAGAAACTACACACTGCCGGAAGCAACCACGTCCAGTTCGGATCCAGACCCTCATGGGCAATATTCACATCAAGCAAGAGATGGAGGATGACTATGACTACTATGGACAGCAGAGGGTACAGATCCTAGAGCGAAATGAATCTGAAGAATGCACTGAGGATACTGATCAAGCAGAAGGCACTGAGAGCGAGCCCAAGGGGGAAAGCTTTGACTCAGGAGTCAGTTCCTCTATTGGCACTGAGCCTGATTCTGTTGAGCAGCAATTCATAACTGGTCTAAGCCGAGAAGGTCAGCAAGACCCTCCTCAAGCAGAACAAAATGATGCTTCTGCTGAAGgcattcagcagcagcacataGATGCCAACTCTTCCTCACCGGAGAGAGGCAATGACATTGAAAGGGACAGCACACTGCTCACTGTAAGCAACAGTACTGAAAAGGGGACTTTGCAGCCTTCTATCACTACAACTGTTGCCCAAACATTGCCAAGCACCCAGCTCTACTTACGCCAGACAGAAACCCTCACCAGCAATCTGAGGATGCCGCTGACTCTGACCAGCAACACACAAGTCATTGGCACAGCTGGCAATACCTACCTGCCTGCACTGTTTACTACACAGTCTGCTGGCAGTGGTCCTAAGCCTTTCCTCTTCAGCCTGCCCCAACCCTTAGGCCAACAGACACAGTTTGTGACAGTCTCCCAGCCTGGTCTGTCAACTTTTACTGCTCAACTGCCAGCCCCACAGCCCCTGGCTCCTTCTGCAGGCCACAGCACAGCAGGTGGGCAGGGTGAAAAAAAGCCTTATGAGTGCACCCTCTGCAACAAGACTTTCACCGCCAAACAGAATTATGTCAAGCACATGTTTGTACATACAG GTGAGAAGCCACACCAATGCAGCATTTGTTGGCGATCCTTCTCCCTAAAGGATTACCTAATCAAACACATGGTGACTCACACCGGCGTCAGAGCCTACCAATGCAGCATCTGTAACAAGCGTTTTACCCAGAAGAGCTCCCTAAATGTGCACATGCGGCTCCACCGTGGGGAGAAATCCTATGAATGCTACATCTGCAAGAAAAAATTCTCACACAAGACCCTGCTCGAAAGACACGTGGCTCTGCATAGTGCCACAAATGGAACACCTAGCACAACGGGCACTGGTGCAAGGGCTCTTCCCACTGGAGTGATGGCCTGCGCAGAGGGAACCACATATGTCTGCTCCGTCTGTCCTGCTAAGTTTGACCAAATTGAGCATTTCAATGACCACATGAGGATGCATGTTTCAGATGGATAA